ATCTTAGCTGCTACCAAAGCACCGACGAAAGTTCCAAGAGCATGTGCTAGAAATGGAAAAATAAAATGTTTTGGTTGAAATAAGTGCATTCCCGCCTGTAGTCCTTCGGAAGTAGTTACATCAACTCCATCTGGTGGAGGGATGATAGATCCACTGATAGAAACTAATGCCATATTGACCACACTACCGATTACTATCCCTAATATGACAGCTAGGATTTTTTTAAAGATGGGATTCATTTTTGGAATTAAATATTATTAGATTTTGATGCAAATGTAGCTCAAAAACTGATTAAAAATAGTTGTATTGAGATATTTATTTAAAGTAATTATTTACGATAAGAAGTCTCGTATTTAATGAACCATTTAAATCGCGAATCGTGGGTTTATTGTGAAAGTTTAGCTAAAGCCTCCTCTAATGAGGATAAAAAATTAACCGCTTTTCCTTTATTGCTTTCGAAAAAAAAATCTTTGAGGCTCCTACTTTCATAGGTTGAAAAATTACCCACTATCACCAGCCTTACTCTATAGGTCGAGAATTTCTGAAGGATTTCTCCTGCTATTTTAGTCTTGAGATCAAAGAAGTCTGGATGGATATTTTTTTCATGAACGATTAATTTATCATATCCTTGGTAATAAATATCTCCCATTATATCCTTTCCATCTTCAATTGTAGTCCATATGTAATCATCTGCAATTATTTCTGCAACTGGTTGATTATTAGTAGTGTGCTTAATTATTTCCATTGATTTAGCTGTGTAATTTTTTACTAAACTTAATAAATCTCTTTGAGTTATCATTTATTTCTCAGCAATTGATAATTCCTAATAAGTAGTAAAAGAAACCCCGCCCAAGGGATCTGGGCGGGGTAAGGTATAAAGATAATAGTTATTGTGATTTACATTTTTATGGTTGTGCAGCTTTCTTTTTGCAAGTAGAAATACCGAAAATACTGTAGATAGGGCAGTACCCAATTAAACTAGTGAGGATGAATATTCCAGTTACAACTAAAAGGACTATTGCCAAAGTACCTGTTATTACTTTTGTGAAGAATAACACGGCAATAATTAGAGCGATAATTATTCTAATAGTCTTGTCTTGTGGTCCCATGTTTGTTTTCATTTTGTAAATGGTTTTAGGTGAACACTAAGACAAATATGGCAACTATATTGTTGTTTGTCAGTGACTTTTATCACACTAGCGATAAAATTTCAACTTTATTTCGAAAAAGTTTCAAAACACCTTTTTGTTCAAGCTGTTTTAACAACCTAGATATAACTTCTCGTGAAGTTGAGAGCTCATTTGCAATCTCCTGATGGGTTATGTTCAAGATATTGCTTTGGAGTGCTTCTGATTTTGATTTTAGATAATCAACTAGTCTTTCATCAATTTTCTTGAATGCGACGCTATCCAACGCATTTATGATTTCATCATAGCGATTGTCCATTGTTTTTAACACAAACATTCTCCAACTGGAGTATATTTCATACCATTTTGAAGATACCGAAGAGGGTATTGCGATCAATTCGACATTTTCTTCAGCCACCGCCTTGATATTACTAAGTTTGTTCATTAATGAGGTTGATAATGAGACAGCGCAACTTTCCCCCGACCTAATGTAATAGAGGATTAATTCGTTTCCTCCATTGGTTTCCCTAATAACCTTAATGGTGCCTTTTAATACTAGAGGAATTACTTTTATATATTTATTTGGTTCAACAATAATATCTCCAGCATTGAATTCAAGGCTACTTCCCACCTCATCAAATTCTTCTCTAATTCCTTTTTCAAGAAGAAAATCAAATTTCCTGTTACTCATTTCAATAAATAGTTGTGTGATAATTACGCTTTAAACAAAATTAATGTTTAAACAATAAATATAGATAACGGGTAAATAAGTGTAGGCAAATTTTTCCAAAAAATAAAAATTATTAGTCTTTTCGCTACATTTTTTGGCGAAATCGGATTATTGGTCTTGTGGAATATTAGGATTAGCCAAAATTTTATCCTGATAATAAAATATTTGTTGAATGTGTGAGTAACAACTGAAACTTAGTTTATTTAAAATTCGATAAGCAGATAGACAAGTGTTGCGATGGTATTGAGCACTACCACTACTAAATAAAGTTGAACTGAGGGGTTAAAAACAGATTTTTTAATTTTCTTAAATGGAGAAGAGTCGTTGGATATGCTGAATTGATCTACACTAGTTTCTGACAAAATAGGCACGTCGGCATTACGGTTTCTTATTCTTGTAAAGTGTCGATCCATTTTTAGCCTTAATTTTTCCTGATAGAAATAGGTAAAGCTGTCCAGAGACCAGAACGTTATGGATAGGAGGTAGAGTGTGATAAATAGAGACAATTCAACTCTGTCTCCGGAAATTTTGAATAATGAGGGTACTGCAATACTGATCAACAGGAAAAACAGTTTTTTGAGCTCTAGACTTGTTTTGGAAAAATTCATGGTTTCAGCATGAAGCTGATCGATTATTTTCCAATCAATTTGATCTTCAATAGATCCAGAATTTCTCATTCTCAGTTCTGGATTTATTGAGGTTGGATTTTCCTTTTCAAAGT
The Sphingobacterium daejeonense genome window above contains:
- a CDS encoding DUF4180 domain-containing protein, translating into MITQRDLLSLVKNYTAKSMEIIKHTTNNQPVAEIIADDYIWTTIEDGKDIMGDIYYQGYDKLIVHEKNIHPDFFDLKTKIAGEILQKFSTYRVRLVIVGNFSTYESRSLKDFFFESNKGKAVNFLSSLEEALAKLSQ
- a CDS encoding Crp/Fnr family transcriptional regulator, yielding MSNRKFDFLLEKGIREEFDEVGSSLEFNAGDIIVEPNKYIKVIPLVLKGTIKVIRETNGGNELILYYIRSGESCAVSLSTSLMNKLSNIKAVAEENVELIAIPSSVSSKWYEIYSSWRMFVLKTMDNRYDEIINALDSVAFKKIDERLVDYLKSKSEALQSNILNITHQEIANELSTSREVISRLLKQLEQKGVLKLFRNKVEILSLV
- a CDS encoding YgaP family membrane protein gives rise to the protein MGPQDKTIRIIIALIIAVLFFTKVITGTLAIVLLVVTGIFILTSLIGYCPIYSIFGISTCKKKAAQP